A region from the Paludicola sp. MB14-C6 genome encodes:
- a CDS encoding uroporphyrinogen decarboxylase family protein → MTSREKINLIFNHKGDGLGAMWTGHPNDNTIPIYAKEWGIEETREAIFEHLEDDCRWITADRGYHHPDGVPLFDTSYGIKQRATLSAEGCFANAETVADIENYPWPKAEYCDFTKVYEEIDKYQDKMVFTGLWSPFFHIVADFFGMENYFIKMYENPEIVEAVTERIVDFYVEANEKFFAGLGDRADVMFFGNDFGTQLDLFISPDNFRKFVMPSFKRLIAVGKKYNKKVMLHSCGSIYRIIPDLIEAGVDVLHPIQAQAKGMSAAELAQYKDDLAFVGGIDAQSFFVNATPEQIKEEVRRVKSILGPSIVISPSHEEILPNVPAANVLAMAQASRE, encoded by the coding sequence ATGACTTCAAGAGAAAAAATCAATTTAATATTTAATCACAAAGGCGATGGCTTAGGTGCTATGTGGACAGGACACCCAAATGATAACACAATCCCAATTTATGCAAAGGAATGGGGAATAGAAGAGACCAGAGAAGCAATTTTTGAGCATTTAGAAGATGATTGCAGATGGATTACGGCTGATAGAGGATATCATCATCCCGACGGTGTTCCACTGTTCGACACTTCTTATGGTATCAAACAAAGAGCAACATTAAGTGCAGAAGGCTGTTTTGCTAATGCTGAAACAGTTGCAGATATCGAAAACTATCCTTGGCCAAAGGCTGAGTATTGTGATTTTACAAAGGTATATGAAGAGATAGACAAATATCAAGATAAAATGGTGTTTACAGGTTTATGGAGCCCATTTTTCCATATCGTCGCTGATTTCTTTGGCATGGAGAACTATTTTATCAAAATGTACGAAAATCCTGAAATTGTAGAAGCAGTAACAGAGCGTATTGTGGACTTTTATGTGGAAGCAAACGAGAAATTCTTTGCAGGATTAGGCGATAGAGCTGATGTCATGTTCTTTGGCAATGACTTTGGAACGCAATTGGATTTGTTTATTTCACCGGATAATTTCCGCAAATTTGTAATGCCATCCTTCAAACGCTTAATTGCAGTAGGTAAGAAATATAATAAAAAAGTAATGCTTCACTCTTGTGGCTCTATATATCGTATTATTCCTGATTTAATTGAGGCGGGTGTAGACGTACTTCATCCAATTCAAGCACAAGCAAAGGGTATGAGTGCAGCTGAATTGGCTCAATACAAAGACGATTTAGCTTTTGTTGGCGGTATTGATGCACAATCATTCTTTGTAAATGCAACTCCTGAGCAAATTAAAGAAGAAGTAAGGCGAGTAAAAAGTATTTTAGGTCCAAGCATTGTTATCTCTCCAAGTCATGAAGAGATACTTCCAAATGTGCCTGCTGCTAATGTGTTGGCAATGGCGCAAGCTTCAAGAGAATAG
- a CDS encoding uroporphyrinogen decarboxylase family protein, whose translation MKYPCFTKDEMKSIIEGKCAGNRIPTMYNFWCNPIIFGDKETEARELTEVYPYDASVVNLNFPDVFKAPIDDENYRWVKKTQKESSIAIGLDSIIAIEDWDELDEVLENFPNPDYPNLIPKCPEDDGKYRLVNWWFCFFERLWSLRGMENALTDFYLYPDEVHRLFDKLTEFYCRAMERAKVELHADGIFTSDDIGTQTGPFFSPEIFEEFFKPYYKRLFDKAHSLGMHFWLHTCGNIEPFIPTFIEIGLDVLHPIQKYTMNEVDIANKYGTQICIWAGFDVQQTIPYGTAEQVREEVRFMIDTYANKNGRFILTLGNGATTDTPLASLKALLEESYHYGITKMKEINQV comes from the coding sequence ATGAAATATCCATGCTTTACTAAAGATGAAATGAAATCTATTATTGAAGGAAAATGTGCAGGAAACAGAATTCCTACCATGTATAACTTTTGGTGCAATCCAATTATATTCGGCGATAAAGAAACAGAAGCTCGAGAATTAACGGAAGTTTATCCATACGATGCATCTGTTGTGAATTTAAATTTTCCCGATGTATTCAAAGCACCTATTGACGACGAAAACTATCGTTGGGTGAAGAAAACGCAAAAAGAATCTTCCATAGCAATTGGATTAGATTCGATTATCGCAATTGAAGATTGGGATGAGCTAGATGAGGTTTTAGAAAACTTTCCTAATCCTGATTATCCAAACTTAATTCCAAAATGCCCTGAAGATGATGGAAAGTATCGTCTTGTAAACTGGTGGTTCTGTTTTTTTGAGCGATTATGGTCTTTAAGAGGAATGGAAAATGCCCTTACTGATTTTTATCTATATCCTGATGAAGTGCATCGTCTATTTGATAAATTAACTGAATTTTATTGCAGAGCAATGGAACGTGCAAAAGTTGAATTACATGCGGATGGCATCTTCACGTCAGACGATATTGGTACTCAAACCGGTCCATTTTTCTCTCCCGAAATATTTGAAGAATTCTTTAAGCCATATTATAAGCGGCTTTTTGACAAAGCACATTCTCTTGGAATGCACTTTTGGTTACATACTTGTGGGAATATTGAGCCATTTATTCCTACTTTTATCGAAATTGGTTTGGATGTATTGCATCCGATTCAAAAATACACAATGAATGAAGTAGATATAGCAAACAAATACGGCACTCAAATTTGCATTTGGGCTGGCTTTGATGTACAACAAACAATACCATATGGAACTGCTGAACAAGTTAGAGAAGAAGTGCGCTTTATGATCGATACTTATGCAAATAAGAATGGCCGTTTTATCTTAACACTTGGTAACGGCGCTACTACTGATACGCCATTGGCAAGTTTAAAAGCATTACTAGAAGAATCGTATCATTATGGAATTACTAAAATGAAAGAAATTAACCAAGTATAA
- a CDS encoding helix-turn-helix domain-containing protein codes for MQSNQSKTFLLEILSCVHITKYNSPQNKTSYGRRISHDFELELILDGCGEIYCNGEWIETKKNRLFLRSKGMELEGITPYYSYFIVFDCDKKDIFDDMPFYIDIEDEFYIKSLFETIYAQYNRQSYEREYVLKGSLCMILAYIIRKNEQNKLQKQSNIYQVMKYINQNIENELLSSNLAKIAGLSQNYFVKCFKEITGKNPIEYINDARVLKGCSMLVSTNYSVEEIARQCGYPSASYFYRKFKQKTGENPASYRKKMRIYNTFE; via the coding sequence ATGCAATCTAATCAATCAAAAACTTTTCTTCTTGAAATATTATCATGTGTTCATATTACCAAATACAATTCTCCACAAAACAAAACCTCATATGGAAGACGGATTTCACATGACTTTGAGCTAGAGCTAATTTTAGACGGATGTGGGGAAATTTATTGTAACGGAGAATGGATTGAAACGAAAAAGAATCGTTTGTTTTTGCGTTCAAAGGGAATGGAGCTTGAAGGAATCACTCCGTATTATTCGTATTTTATTGTGTTCGATTGTGATAAAAAAGATATCTTTGATGATATGCCTTTTTATATTGACATCGAAGACGAGTTTTATATAAAATCTTTGTTTGAAACAATCTATGCGCAGTATAATCGGCAATCTTATGAACGTGAGTATGTGCTAAAAGGCTCACTTTGTATGATCTTAGCTTATATTATTCGTAAAAATGAGCAAAACAAACTACAAAAGCAAAGCAATATTTATCAAGTAATGAAATATATCAATCAAAATATAGAAAACGAATTGCTTTCTTCAAATTTAGCAAAAATAGCAGGATTATCCCAAAATTATTTTGTAAAGTGTTTTAAAGAAATTACGGGTAAAAACCCAATAGAATATATTAATGATGCCAGAGTTTTAAAAGGATGCAGTATGTTGGTTTCTACTAATTATAGTGTGGAAGAGATTGCAAGACAATGTGGTTATCCATCAGCCTCATATTTTTATCGGAAATTCAAGCAAAAAACCGGTGAAAATCCGGCATCTTATCGTAAGAAAATGCGAATATATAATACGTTTGAATAA
- a CDS encoding Gfo/Idh/MocA family protein, producing the protein MNKVRIGIIGIGDISGIYLKNITELYKELELYAVCDLIKEKALKAKDANPDVIIYDTMDEVFADENVDIVLNLTRPYEHYGVSKAALLAGKHVYSEKPLAATLEEGKELVAIAKEKNLLLGGAPDTFMGAGIQTCRKLIDDGFIGTPIGAATFMICHGHESWHPDPAFYYKHGGGPMMDMGPYYITALVNLLGRISSTMSVAKANFKTRTITSAPHFGETVDVEVPTHVNGILNFESGAVGTIFTTFDVYSDSQARFEIYGTEGTLIVPDPNCFDGSIKLLKPQDGTYKEIPLCFNYSQNSRALGLADMAKALQTNRPFRANCEQTFHVLEVMQSLQKGGTTTIESPFNRKAPMVANGITGVLD; encoded by the coding sequence ATGAATAAAGTTAGAATTGGTATTATCGGCATTGGCGACATTAGCGGTATCTATTTAAAAAATATTACTGAATTATATAAAGAACTAGAACTCTATGCAGTTTGTGATTTAATCAAAGAAAAGGCACTCAAAGCAAAGGATGCAAATCCAGATGTTATTATCTATGATACAATGGATGAAGTGTTTGCAGATGAAAATGTAGATATTGTTTTAAACCTAACAAGACCATATGAGCATTATGGCGTTTCAAAAGCTGCTTTATTAGCAGGAAAACACGTTTATTCTGAAAAACCACTTGCTGCAACTTTAGAAGAAGGCAAAGAATTAGTTGCAATTGCAAAAGAGAAAAACTTATTATTAGGTGGAGCTCCTGATACTTTTATGGGTGCTGGAATTCAAACTTGTAGAAAACTAATTGATGATGGATTTATCGGTACGCCAATTGGTGCCGCAACATTTATGATTTGTCATGGACATGAAAGCTGGCATCCAGATCCTGCATTCTATTATAAACATGGCGGCGGACCAATGATGGATATGGGACCATACTACATTACTGCTCTTGTTAACTTGCTTGGTCGAATTTCTTCTACTATGAGTGTTGCAAAAGCAAACTTTAAAACCAGAACAATTACTAGTGCACCACATTTTGGCGAGACTGTTGATGTAGAAGTGCCAACTCATGTAAACGGCATTTTAAACTTTGAGAGTGGTGCTGTTGGAACAATTTTCACTACTTTTGATGTTTATTCTGATTCTCAAGCCCGTTTTGAGATTTATGGAACAGAGGGTACTTTAATTGTACCTGATCCCAACTGCTTTGATGGTTCAATTAAGCTATTAAAACCACAAGATGGTACATACAAAGAAATCCCTCTTTGCTTTAATTATTCTCAAAATTCTCGTGCTTTAGGTCTTGCTGATATGGCGAAGGCATTGCAAACCAATCGTCCATTTCGAGCAAATTGCGAGCAAACATTCCACGTTTTAGAAGTTATGCAAAGCTTACAAAAAGGTGGCACAACAACGATTGAATCTCCATTTAATCGCAAAGCACCAATGGTTGCAAACGGAATCACAGGTGTATTAGATTAA
- a CDS encoding ThuA domain-containing protein, whose protein sequence is MKKALILQGGWDGHEPELTSKRFAGLLEKHNYSVTISDNLDVLADVEMVMGLDLIVACWTMGEIKEEYVETISKAVANGTGLAGCHGGMCDSFRQNTQWQFITGGQWVSHPGGDGINYTVNINTGSSPITEGLEDFPVCSEHYYLHIDPSIEVLATTRFPIVPYYHISNKPVDMPVAWTKFWGNGRVFYTSLGHHDDVFDHSPNAQIMMERGMVWAGEGKEYAVANKLTTERFENDAKMY, encoded by the coding sequence ATGAAAAAAGCACTTATTTTACAAGGCGGTTGGGATGGACATGAGCCAGAACTCACTTCAAAACGATTCGCAGGTTTATTGGAAAAACACAATTATTCAGTTACAATCAGCGATAATTTAGATGTTCTTGCTGATGTGGAAATGGTTATGGGATTAGATTTAATTGTTGCTTGTTGGACAATGGGCGAAATTAAAGAGGAATATGTAGAAACGATTTCAAAAGCAGTTGCGAACGGTACAGGCTTAGCAGGCTGTCATGGCGGTATGTGTGATTCTTTTCGTCAAAATACGCAATGGCAATTCATAACAGGCGGTCAATGGGTGAGCCATCCGGGTGGAGATGGAATCAACTATACTGTCAACATCAATACTGGCTCAAGCCCAATTACAGAGGGACTTGAAGATTTTCCTGTTTGTAGCGAGCATTACTATTTACATATTGACCCTTCTATCGAAGTATTAGCTACTACACGCTTCCCTATTGTTCCTTATTACCATATTTCAAACAAGCCAGTTGATATGCCTGTTGCTTGGACGAAATTTTGGGGTAACGGCAGAGTATTCTATACTTCTTTAGGTCATCATGATGATGTTTTTGACCATTCACCAAACGCACAAATCATGATGGAACGTGGTATGGTTTGGGCTGGCGAAGGCAAAGAATATGCTGTTGCAAACAAATTAACAACAGAGCGTTTTGAAAATGATGCAAAGATGTATTAA
- a CDS encoding Gfo/Idh/MocA family protein, with product MMHKMAIIGFGGMGGWHKEKVKNQLPEITVYGAYDIREEAKEKAKEEGLKVYQTLEELLKDKEVDIVLVSTPNNFHKNYVIQCLKAGKNVICEKPVAMNASELEDMIAVSKETGKLFSIHQNRRWDRDYKTIQAILSENTIGTPYFIESRVLGSRGAMHGWRSYQVNGGGMVLDWGVHLIDQALDLIKSPVVSVDAHLQSIFSNEVDDNIKIFLRFENGVSYLLEMSTNCFINLPRWHMSCTNGTAMIQDWECNGEIVTLKENGPLKWENDIVYTAAGPTRTMAPRPDHTVEKLPLPKIESDSISYYQNIVGVLDHNDELIVKPEQALRVMKVIDLIFASEKAKHGMECNI from the coding sequence ATGATGCATAAAATGGCAATCATCGGATTCGGAGGAATGGGAGGCTGGCATAAGGAAAAAGTAAAAAACCAACTTCCTGAAATTACGGTATACGGAGCATATGATATTAGAGAAGAAGCGAAGGAAAAAGCGAAAGAGGAAGGCTTAAAAGTTTATCAAACTTTAGAAGAGTTATTAAAAGACAAAGAGGTAGATATTGTTTTAGTAAGCACGCCTAATAACTTCCATAAAAACTATGTCATTCAATGTTTAAAAGCTGGGAAGAACGTAATTTGCGAAAAACCAGTTGCTATGAATGCAAGCGAATTAGAAGATATGATTGCTGTTTCAAAAGAAACTGGCAAACTATTTTCTATTCATCAAAATAGAAGATGGGATCGGGATTACAAAACAATTCAAGCAATCCTTTCAGAAAATACAATTGGAACACCCTATTTTATCGAAAGTAGAGTTCTTGGTTCTAGAGGCGCTATGCATGGTTGGAGAAGCTATCAAGTAAACGGTGGTGGAATGGTATTAGATTGGGGCGTTCATTTAATTGACCAGGCTTTAGATTTAATTAAATCACCAGTCGTTTCTGTTGATGCTCATTTACAATCCATTTTTTCTAATGAAGTAGATGATAATATTAAAATCTTTCTTCGCTTTGAAAATGGTGTTTCTTACTTATTAGAAATGTCCACAAACTGTTTCATTAACTTACCAAGATGGCATATGTCTTGCACAAACGGTACTGCTATGATTCAAGACTGGGAATGCAATGGTGAGATTGTAACTCTAAAAGAAAATGGCCCTTTGAAATGGGAAAATGATATTGTGTATACTGCTGCTGGACCTACTCGTACAATGGCTCCAAGACCAGACCATACAGTAGAAAAACTACCATTACCCAAAATCGAAAGCGATAGCATTAGCTATTATCAAAATATCGTTGGCGTTTTAGATCACAACGATGAACTTATTGTGAAACCAGAACAAGCTCTAAGAGTCATGAAAGTAATTGATTTAATCTTTGCATCTGAGAAAGCAAAACACGGCATGGAATGTAATATCTAA
- a CDS encoding helix-turn-helix transcriptional regulator, with protein sequence MIPFYENKFGAIFAAHSTSLIFPAHLHNAMECIYVVSGEIEITIENISYHLKRGEMAVVFPNVVHSYYSNESEENCYELFIYPNQAKSKIYGIVQDKKPIYPILLSTQIHHDIPNQIHEIIDLYRCEKPNHLLMDTLAQLVLIRTLDELELIKQNATSENIIGGAVMYIAENFKSSISLEKIAKYLGISKYYLSRMLKDALGMGVCTYINNLRIDYAKALLTTTSLTVSEVAMESGYDSLRSFNRCFKKITSVSPKEYRNKS encoded by the coding sequence ATGATTCCGTTTTACGAAAACAAATTCGGTGCTATTTTTGCAGCCCATAGTACAAGCTTAATCTTTCCTGCACATCTGCATAATGCGATGGAATGTATTTATGTAGTAAGTGGGGAAATTGAAATTACAATTGAAAATATAAGCTATCATCTTAAACGTGGAGAAATGGCAGTCGTTTTTCCGAATGTTGTGCACTCTTATTATTCGAATGAGAGTGAAGAAAACTGTTACGAGCTTTTTATTTATCCCAATCAAGCAAAATCAAAAATATATGGTATCGTACAAGATAAAAAGCCAATTTATCCGATTTTATTGAGTACACAAATTCATCATGATATTCCAAACCAAATTCACGAGATAATAGATTTATATCGATGTGAGAAACCCAATCATTTGCTAATGGATACCTTAGCACAGTTGGTGTTGATTCGCACATTAGATGAGTTGGAGCTTATCAAGCAAAACGCAACGAGTGAAAACATAATTGGGGGAGCAGTTATGTATATCGCTGAAAATTTCAAGAGTAGTATTTCATTAGAGAAAATTGCAAAATATCTAGGAATAAGTAAATATTATCTATCACGAATGTTAAAAGATGCACTTGGAATGGGGGTTTGTACCTATATAAACAACCTACGAATTGACTATGCAAAGGCATTGCTTACTACAACAAGCCTTACAGTTTCAGAAGTAGCTATGGAAAGTGGATATGATAGCTTACGTTCGTTTAATCGTTGCTTTAAAAAAATTACGAGTGTTTCACCAAAGGAGTATCGCAATAAGAGTTAG
- a CDS encoding lysylphosphatidylglycerol synthase transmembrane domain-containing protein, with product MKKNKENNNHHIGSLIFMLVLIGLTFYLLFKDNSLASLLPYIKKANPFYLILGLFTMIGYIACEAINIKIITKSLNIKVPFWRCMEYSFIGFYFCSITPSASGGQPAQIYYMKRDNINISYSTLTILIITVAYQIVMLLYGLLMYIVEFNFVSTNIKGIKWLILFGVVINVILVAIIIFSIFSKKVITKCVLAITNFLAKIKLMKHVDSTQKNIMHQLDEYTEGAKYVKQNPMLFVKVSFFTFLQKTALYSVPFFVYKAFNLTGHTFLEMVALQALFTIAVASLPLPGAVGVTEASFLTVFKIFFSSGLILPAMLLSRGISFYAILIISAIITIIVHMRKRPIINDKLKKAA from the coding sequence ATGAAAAAAAACAAAGAAAACAATAATCACCATATTGGTAGCCTCATCTTCATGCTCGTGTTAATTGGACTAACCTTTTATTTGCTCTTTAAGGATAACTCACTCGCTTCGTTGCTACCATATATAAAAAAGGCAAATCCATTTTATTTGATCCTCGGCCTTTTCACTATGATAGGATATATTGCTTGCGAAGCAATTAACATAAAGATAATTACAAAATCATTAAATATAAAAGTTCCCTTTTGGCGATGTATGGAATATTCATTTATCGGTTTTTATTTCTGCTCTATTACACCGTCGGCTTCAGGCGGACAACCTGCTCAAATTTACTACATGAAAAGAGATAACATTAATATTTCTTATTCCACTCTTACCATACTAATTATAACGGTTGCATATCAAATTGTAATGCTGCTTTATGGATTACTCATGTACATCGTTGAATTTAATTTCGTTTCAACAAACATAAAAGGTATCAAGTGGCTCATTCTTTTTGGTGTTGTAATCAATGTAATACTCGTTGCAATTATTATTTTCTCTATCTTTTCAAAAAAAGTGATAACAAAATGTGTTTTGGCAATTACAAACTTCTTGGCAAAAATTAAACTAATGAAACATGTTGATTCTACCCAAAAGAATATTATGCATCAGTTAGATGAATACACCGAAGGCGCAAAATATGTAAAGCAAAATCCAATGCTGTTTGTTAAAGTATCCTTTTTCACATTTCTTCAAAAAACCGCTCTATATTCTGTACCATTTTTCGTATATAAAGCCTTTAATCTAACCGGACACACCTTTTTAGAAATGGTAGCTCTTCAAGCATTATTTACAATTGCCGTTGCCTCTCTACCGCTTCCGGGCGCAGTTGGAGTAACAGAAGCCAGCTTCCTAACTGTATTCAAAATCTTCTTCTCTTCCGGTTTAATTTTACCTGCTATGTTATTAAGCCGTGGCATTAGTTTTTATGCTATTTTAATCATAAGTGCAATCATTACAATTATTGTGCATATGCGAAAGCGACCTATTATTAACGATAAGCTAAAAAAAGCAGCATGA
- a CDS encoding polysaccharide deacetylase family protein: MIVAIILSIIICTFLIYSIIPTYYFKLISNNVIRKTNQPNKIMLTFDDGPDERYTNQLLDVLAENDVQATFFVVAKNAFGNHAIIKRMQDEGHEIGLHSLEHENAMFFDRRYTKEDFKQSITIMNDLNCDVTFYRPPWGHTNIFSYHYMKKYGLKMILWDVMAQDWKDNATADIIADKLMKRTKPTSIICLHDAGENSGGAKDAPLNTIAALRIAIPQLKNKGYEFITAKGLHYEKKQRKQ; this comes from the coding sequence ATGATTGTAGCTATTATACTAAGCATCATTATCTGTACTTTTTTAATTTACTCCATCATTCCCACTTATTATTTTAAACTAATTAGTAATAATGTCATTCGTAAGACCAATCAACCAAATAAAATTATGTTGACATTTGATGATGGACCTGATGAGCGTTATACCAATCAACTACTCGACGTTTTAGCCGAAAATGATGTACAAGCTACTTTTTTCGTAGTTGCTAAAAATGCATTTGGAAATCACGCTATTATCAAACGTATGCAAGACGAAGGACATGAAATAGGATTGCACTCATTAGAACACGAAAATGCGATGTTTTTTGATCGCAGGTATACCAAAGAGGATTTTAAACAAAGCATTACAATCATGAATGACTTAAATTGTGATGTAACTTTCTATCGTCCGCCTTGGGGACATACCAATATTTTTTCTTATCATTATATGAAAAAATATGGATTGAAAATGATTTTATGGGATGTTATGGCGCAAGATTGGAAAGACAATGCAACTGCTGACATCATAGCCGACAAACTGATGAAACGCACCAAGCCAACATCCATTATTTGCTTGCATGATGCAGGAGAGAATTCAGGTGGAGCGAAGGATGCGCCTTTGAACACCATTGCTGCATTACGAATAGCCATTCCGCAATTAAAGAATAAAGGATATGAATTTATTACAGCCAAAGGATTACATTATGAAAAAAAACAAAGAAAACAATAA
- a CDS encoding MGDG synthase family glycosyltransferase has translation MNILILTGKFGMGHYSASTSIQQQIQLNHPNMGITIKDFFDYSIPLYANAMYNGFTFLVNRGRNMYNYIYRKTEDGHTDIRPIFLSYFLSKLNQLLIETKPDLIFSTLPFCSQLVSRYKQKYGLSTPLITCITDITGHSEWINENTNYYLVGSNSIKSTLIRKGVSEKKILINGIPVKEEFKTKLLNEKDVTKKILIMGGGLGLLPKDLDFYQSLNQLKNVKTTVITGNNHQLHDLLYNKFENIQVIGYTNEVYKYMHESDVIISKPGGITLFESIFSETPLLVFQPFLQQEINNTTFILNNQIGKVINASSDQWVKQIESILYDNETLSRLKYNVRKVKNNLDTSCIDKILLTYAPQREIFAS, from the coding sequence ATGAACATACTTATTTTAACCGGAAAATTCGGAATGGGTCACTATTCTGCTTCAACTTCCATTCAACAACAAATACAATTAAATCATCCTAATATGGGGATTACCATAAAAGATTTTTTTGACTATTCTATACCACTTTATGCCAATGCAATGTACAATGGCTTTACATTCTTAGTAAATCGTGGTCGTAATATGTACAACTATATTTATCGTAAAACCGAAGACGGACATACAGATATTCGGCCTATTTTTTTGAGCTATTTTCTTTCAAAATTAAATCAATTATTGATTGAGACAAAGCCTGATTTGATTTTTTCTACGCTTCCTTTCTGTTCTCAGCTTGTTTCTAGATACAAGCAAAAATACGGTTTAAGCACTCCGCTTATCACCTGTATAACCGATATTACCGGGCATTCAGAATGGATTAATGAAAACACCAACTATTATTTAGTAGGTAGTAATTCGATTAAGTCAACATTAATCAGAAAAGGTGTTTCCGAAAAGAAAATTTTGATTAACGGTATTCCTGTAAAAGAGGAATTTAAAACAAAGCTGTTGAATGAAAAAGATGTTACTAAGAAAATTTTAATCATGGGTGGCGGATTAGGACTGCTTCCAAAAGATTTAGACTTTTATCAATCACTCAATCAATTAAAAAATGTAAAAACAACTGTTATAACTGGTAACAATCATCAATTACATGATTTACTATATAATAAATTCGAGAATATTCAAGTAATTGGATATACTAATGAAGTATACAAATATATGCATGAATCTGATGTGATTATTTCAAAGCCGGGTGGTATTACTTTATTTGAATCTATTTTTTCAGAAACACCACTTCTTGTGTTTCAACCTTTTTTACAACAAGAAATTAACAACACTACCTTTATCTTAAATAATCAAATTGGAAAAGTAATCAATGCAAGTTCTGACCAATGGGTAAAACAAATTGAATCTATTCTTTATGATAATGAAACATTAAGTAGGTTAAAATACAACGTACGAAAAGTAAAGAATAATTTGGATACATCTTGTATTGATAAAATTTTATTAACATATGCCCCACAAAGGGAGATTTTTGCATCATGA